A part of Phosphitispora fastidiosa genomic DNA contains:
- the xerA gene encoding site-specific tyrosine recombinase/integron integrase: MTKEEILQKLLFQTRLRGLSRNTQNEYFSKVKQFQDHYDKPATELTLEDIQNFLYFLLAEKGLSPATVNTYNSGLRFLYTATLDVPINLNKLPCHRKQRKFPDILTRKEVSALFDACDNLRDKCMLMTMYSAGLRISEVANLKVSDIDSQKMQLLIRDGKGGKDRFAILSQACLDVLREYWKQYRPTEWLFYSRNRTGTHITRRAIQNVFHKYKDLAGITKNVTSHTLRHSFATHLLENGVSIFHIKQLLGHSDISTTCFYLHLVKISELNVASPLDTPAPGAC, from the coding sequence ATGACAAAAGAAGAAATACTTCAAAAACTGCTGTTTCAAACAAGGCTTAGAGGGCTTAGTAGAAACACCCAGAATGAATACTTCTCGAAGGTTAAGCAGTTCCAAGATCATTATGATAAGCCTGCAACGGAACTTACTTTGGAGGACATCCAGAATTTTTTATACTTTCTTTTAGCTGAAAAGGGGCTCTCTCCCGCTACCGTAAATACATATAACAGTGGACTTAGATTCCTCTATACTGCTACCTTGGATGTGCCAATCAACCTTAATAAATTACCATGCCACCGCAAGCAGCGTAAGTTCCCTGATATTTTAACTCGCAAAGAAGTCAGTGCCCTTTTTGATGCTTGTGACAATTTAAGAGATAAATGCATGCTTATGACAATGTATAGTGCTGGATTGCGTATAAGCGAAGTTGCAAATTTAAAAGTTTCAGATATTGACAGCCAAAAAATGCAACTACTTATCCGGGATGGCAAAGGTGGTAAAGATCGATTTGCCATACTTTCACAGGCTTGCCTTGATGTGCTTCGGGAATACTGGAAACAATATCGACCTACCGAATGGCTATTTTACAGCCGCAACCGAACAGGCACACATATTACCCGAAGAGCAATTCAAAATGTTTTTCATAAATACAAAGACCTAGCTGGCATTACTAAAAATGTTACAAGCCATACTTTGCGCCATTCTTTTGCTACCCATCTACTTGAAAACGGTGTCAGCATATTTCACATCAAGCAGCTCCTTGGGCATTCCGATATCAGCACCACTTGTTTCTACCTGCACCTGGTAAAAATCAGTGAATTAAATGTGGCCAGCCCCCTAGACACTCCTGCGCCGGGAGCCTGCTAA